A region of Beijerinckia sp. 28-YEA-48 DNA encodes the following proteins:
- the clpB gene encoding ATP-dependent chaperone ClpB, with protein sequence MNLEKYTERVRGFIQSAQSLALREGHQQFAPEHLLKVLLDDNEGLAAGLIDRAGGRSREALVQTELALSKFPKVQGTGAGQLYLAPTTARVFDSAEKIAQKAGDSYVTVERLLLALAMEKSSDVAKILANAGVTPQTLNAAIEDLRKGRTADNATAENAYDALKKYARDLTEAAREGKLDPVIGRDEEIRRTIQVLSRRTKNNPVLIGEPGVGKTAIIEGLALRIINGDVPESLKDKQLLALDMGSLIAGAKFRGEFEERLKGVLNEVTAAEGQIILFIDEMHTLVGAGKADGAMDASNLLKPALARGELHCVGATTLDEYRKYVEKDAALARRFQPVFVSEPTVEDTISILRGLKEKYELHHGVRVTDAAIVAAATLSNRYISDRFLPDKAIDLVDEAASRLRMQVDSKPEELDEYDRRIVQLKIEREALKKESDTASRDRLAKLIKEIDELEEKSTVLTNKWKAEKSKLGDAQKLKERLESARTDLANAQRRGDFAEAGRLAYGVIPELEKTLADNENAVSAGLVEEAVTPNHVAQIVSRWTGVPVDKMLEGEREKLFKMEDDLSRRVVGQKEAVHAVSTAVRRARAGLQDPNRPIGSFMFLGPTGVGKTELTKALANFLFDDETALVRIDMSEYMEKHSVSRLIGAPPGYVGYDEGGALTEAVRRRPYQVVLFDEVEKAHPDVFNVLLQVLDEGRLTDGQGRTVDFRNVLIIMTSNLGAEYLVMQKEGEDSAAVQTEVMNVVRGHFRPEFLNRVDEIVLFHRLRREDMGAIVDIQMSRLAKLLEDRKITLDLDQKARTWLADKGYDPSYGARPLKRVIQKHVQDPLAEAILSGEIHDQDTIRISAERGGIVINGRVKDEDAPEKAKSGGATVVNFPKGA encoded by the coding sequence ATGAATTTGGAAAAATACACCGAGCGGGTGCGTGGCTTCATCCAGTCGGCGCAGTCACTGGCTTTGCGCGAAGGCCATCAGCAGTTCGCGCCCGAACATCTGCTTAAAGTTCTGTTGGACGACAATGAAGGTCTAGCCGCCGGTCTGATCGATCGCGCCGGCGGGCGTTCACGCGAGGCTCTGGTCCAGACCGAGTTGGCGTTGTCGAAATTCCCCAAGGTTCAGGGTACTGGCGCTGGCCAGCTCTATCTCGCGCCAACCACGGCGCGCGTCTTCGATTCGGCCGAGAAGATCGCCCAGAAGGCAGGCGATTCCTATGTCACCGTCGAACGGCTGCTGCTGGCACTCGCCATGGAGAAGTCGAGCGACGTCGCTAAGATTCTGGCGAACGCCGGCGTGACGCCGCAGACCCTCAATGCCGCCATCGAAGATCTGCGCAAGGGCCGCACCGCCGACAATGCGACGGCGGAAAACGCCTATGACGCGTTGAAGAAATATGCGCGCGACCTGACGGAAGCCGCCCGCGAGGGCAAGCTCGACCCGGTGATCGGCCGCGACGAGGAAATCCGTCGCACCATCCAGGTGCTGTCGCGCCGGACCAAGAACAATCCCGTCCTCATCGGCGAGCCCGGCGTCGGCAAGACCGCCATCATCGAAGGCCTGGCGCTGCGCATCATCAACGGCGACGTGCCGGAAAGCCTGAAGGACAAGCAGCTGCTCGCCCTCGACATGGGTAGCCTGATCGCCGGCGCGAAATTCCGCGGCGAGTTCGAAGAGCGCCTGAAAGGCGTGCTCAACGAAGTCACGGCGGCGGAAGGCCAAATCATCCTGTTCATCGACGAGATGCACACGCTGGTCGGCGCCGGCAAGGCAGATGGCGCGATGGACGCCTCCAACCTGCTGAAGCCCGCCCTCGCACGCGGCGAACTGCATTGCGTCGGCGCCACGACGCTGGACGAATATCGCAAATATGTCGAGAAGGACGCGGCTCTGGCGCGGCGCTTCCAGCCCGTATTCGTCAGCGAGCCGACGGTCGAGGATACAATCTCGATTCTGCGCGGCTTGAAGGAAAAGTACGAGCTGCATCACGGCGTGCGCGTCACCGACGCGGCGATCGTCGCGGCGGCTACTTTGTCGAACCGCTATATCTCCGACCGCTTCCTCCCCGACAAAGCCATCGACCTTGTCGACGAAGCCGCTTCACGTCTGCGCATGCAGGTCGATTCCAAACCGGAAGAACTCGACGAATACGATCGCCGCATCGTCCAGCTCAAAATCGAACGCGAAGCGCTGAAGAAGGAATCCGACACCGCCTCGCGTGATCGGCTCGCCAAGCTCATCAAGGAAATCGACGAGCTGGAAGAGAAGTCCACGGTCCTTACCAACAAGTGGAAGGCCGAAAAGAGCAAGCTCGGCGACGCCCAGAAGCTCAAGGAGCGGCTGGAGAGCGCCCGCACGGATCTCGCCAATGCGCAACGCCGCGGCGATTTCGCCGAAGCCGGCCGGCTCGCCTATGGCGTGATCCCGGAGCTGGAGAAGACGCTGGCCGACAACGAAAACGCTGTTTCCGCCGGCCTCGTCGAGGAAGCGGTGACGCCCAACCACGTGGCCCAGATCGTGTCGCGTTGGACCGGCGTGCCGGTCGATAAAATGCTCGAAGGCGAACGCGAAAAGCTCTTCAAGATGGAGGACGACCTGTCGCGGCGTGTCGTCGGCCAGAAGGAAGCGGTGCATGCGGTCTCGACCGCCGTGCGGCGCGCCCGCGCCGGCCTGCAAGACCCGAACCGGCCGATCGGCTCGTTCATGTTCTTAGGCCCGACCGGCGTCGGCAAGACCGAACTGACCAAGGCGTTGGCGAACTTCTTGTTCGACGACGAGACGGCGCTCGTGCGCATCGACATGTCCGAATACATGGAGAAGCACTCGGTCTCTCGCCTCATCGGTGCGCCTCCGGGCTATGTCGGCTATGACGAAGGCGGTGCTCTGACGGAAGCGGTGCGGCGAAGGCCTTATCAGGTCGTGCTGTTCGACGAAGTCGAGAAGGCGCATCCCGATGTCTTCAACGTTCTCCTGCAGGTTCTCGACGAGGGCCGGCTGACGGACGGGCAAGGACGCACGGTCGACTTCCGCAACGTGCTCATCATCATGACGTCGAACCTCGGCGCCGAATATCTCGTCATGCAGAAGGAAGGCGAGGATTCGGCGGCGGTGCAGACGGAAGTGATGAACGTGGTGCGCGGCCATTTCCGGCCGGAATTCCTCAACCGCGTCGACGAAATCGTTTTGTTCCACCGGCTGCGCCGCGAGGACATGGGCGCCATCGTCGATATCCAGATGAGCCGCCTGGCGAAGCTCCTGGAGGATCGCAAGATCACCCTCGATCTCGATCAGAAGGCCCGCACCTGGCTGGCCGACAAGGGCTACGATCCGTCCTATGGCGCGCGTCCGCTGAAGCGCGTCATCCAGAAGCACGTTCAGGACCCGCTGGCGGAAGCCATTCTGTCGGGCGAGATCCACGATCAGGACACCATCCGCATCTCGGCCGAACGTGGCGGCATCGTCATCAACGGCCGGGTGAAGGACGAGGACGCACCGGAAAAAGCCAAGAGCGGCGGCGCCACTGTGGTGAATTTTCCGAAAGGCGCGTAA
- a CDS encoding acyl-CoA dehydrogenase family protein, with translation MRARTSEPHSDVDALLALLPDAVTTLTHFEDAARARVRKRLGHDAACAASRLDTEQRALHGLAWLATYRQVLQEICDHLKQAEAQGQASATTQLMALILSGEYLAQCFGGLPMSQSEIARPSDFGFSAAEASSYQTSAIERLIAQGNTAETRAALMRALRQAEPAQLFNDGADDDLTAITETIFRYVETKVAPHAHGWHRDNAYIPLDIITELSSLGVFGLTMPESYGGLGLGKTAMCAVTEELSRGYIGVGSLGTRSEIAAELLLAGGTAEQKQKYLPGIASGEIITTAVFTEPDAGSDLASLRLRATPSANGYLLRGAKAWITHAARADLMLVLARTGSAEARHDGLSMFLVEKPRGNDADSFTLQGLSGSEIEVLGYRGMKEFELMFDDVVVPASALLGEVEGRGFRQLMQTFESARIQTAARAIGVARAAFELAMRYALERRQFNKALMDFPRVSDKIAMMAVEIFAARLLTHFAARAKDLGRRCDLEAGMAKLLAARVAWAAADSTVQIHGGTGFALEHPASRLLCDARILSIFEGAAEIQAHVIGRRLLEEA, from the coding sequence ATGCGCGCACGGACAAGCGAACCACACAGCGACGTGGACGCGCTTCTGGCCCTTCTGCCCGACGCCGTGACGACCCTGACCCATTTCGAGGATGCCGCCAGGGCGCGTGTTCGCAAAAGACTGGGGCACGATGCGGCCTGCGCAGCCAGCCGGCTTGACACCGAGCAACGCGCCCTGCACGGCCTCGCCTGGCTCGCGACCTATCGCCAAGTATTGCAGGAGATCTGCGATCACCTCAAACAAGCCGAAGCGCAGGGGCAGGCCTCCGCGACGACGCAGCTGATGGCCCTGATCCTATCGGGCGAATATCTGGCGCAATGTTTCGGCGGCCTGCCAATGAGCCAATCGGAAATCGCCCGCCCTAGCGATTTCGGCTTTTCGGCAGCGGAAGCCTCGTCCTATCAGACATCAGCCATCGAACGACTGATCGCCCAAGGCAACACAGCGGAAACCCGGGCCGCGTTGATGCGAGCGCTGCGCCAGGCCGAGCCGGCGCAGCTCTTCAACGATGGAGCGGACGACGATCTGACGGCGATCACCGAAACGATCTTTCGCTATGTCGAAACAAAAGTCGCGCCGCACGCGCACGGCTGGCACCGCGACAATGCTTATATCCCGCTCGATATCATCACGGAGCTATCGAGCCTCGGCGTCTTCGGCCTGACCATGCCGGAATCCTACGGCGGCCTCGGCCTCGGCAAGACCGCCATGTGCGCGGTCACCGAGGAATTGTCGCGCGGCTATATCGGCGTCGGCTCGCTTGGCACCCGCTCCGAAATCGCCGCCGAGCTTCTGCTCGCCGGCGGCACAGCAGAACAGAAACAAAAATACCTGCCGGGCATCGCCTCGGGCGAGATCATCACCACCGCCGTCTTTACCGAGCCGGACGCCGGCTCCGATCTCGCCAGCCTGCGCCTGCGCGCCACCCCATCCGCAAACGGCTATCTGTTGCGCGGCGCCAAGGCCTGGATCACCCATGCGGCGCGCGCCGATCTGATGTTGGTGCTCGCACGCACCGGATCGGCTGAAGCACGCCACGATGGCCTGTCGATGTTTCTCGTCGAAAAGCCGCGTGGCAACGACGCCGACTCTTTCACGCTTCAAGGTCTCTCCGGCAGCGAGATCGAAGTGCTGGGCTATCGCGGCATGAAGGAATTCGAACTGATGTTCGACGATGTCGTGGTGCCGGCATCGGCGCTGCTCGGCGAGGTGGAAGGCCGCGGCTTTCGACAATTGATGCAGACCTTCGAATCAGCCCGCATCCAGACCGCCGCCCGCGCCATCGGCGTCGCGCGCGCGGCCTTCGAATTGGCCATGCGCTACGCGCTCGAACGGCGCCAGTTCAACAAGGCTCTGATGGATTTTCCCCGCGTCAGCGACAAGATCGCGATGATGGCGGTAGAGATTTTCGCCGCCCGCCTGCTCACCCATTTCGCCGCCCGCGCCAAGGATCTCGGCCGGCGCTGCGATCTTGAAGCCGGCATGGCGAAACTGCTGGCCGCACGCGTCGCCTGGGCAGCCGCCGACAGCACCGTGCAGATCCACGGCGGCACCGGCTTCGCGCTCGAACATCCCGCCTCGCGCCTGCTCTGCGACGCGCGCATCCTGTCGATCTTCGAAGGGGCTGCCGAGATTCAGGCCCATGTCATCGGCCGGCGACTGTTGGAAGAAGCCTAG
- the ftsE gene encoding cell division ATP-binding protein FtsE: MVRFENVGLRYGMGTEVLKDISFSVEPQSFQFLTGPSGAGKTTLLRLILMSLKPTRGFISLFGQDASQLAKDDISAIRRRIGVVFQDFRLLNHLTTYENVALPLFVQGQEESTYRPQVIELLRWVGLGDHIHSYPPVLSGGEKQRAAIARALIVQPELLLADEPTGNVDPTLARRLLRLFMELNKSGTSVVIATHDLALMDQFESARRFVLGDGRLHIYD, translated from the coding sequence TTGGTTCGCTTCGAGAATGTCGGCCTTCGCTACGGCATGGGAACGGAAGTTCTCAAAGACATCAGTTTCTCTGTGGAACCGCAGTCTTTCCAGTTCCTCACCGGCCCTTCGGGCGCCGGCAAGACCACCTTGCTGCGCCTGATTCTCATGTCTCTGAAGCCGACGCGCGGCTTCATCTCGCTCTTCGGCCAGGATGCCTCACAACTGGCGAAGGACGACATATCGGCGATCCGGCGCCGCATCGGCGTGGTTTTCCAGGATTTCCGCCTGCTCAATCACCTCACCACCTATGAGAATGTGGCGCTGCCCCTGTTCGTCCAGGGCCAGGAGGAGAGCACCTATCGCCCGCAGGTGATCGAACTATTGCGCTGGGTCGGCCTCGGCGACCACATCCATTCCTATCCGCCGGTGCTCTCAGGCGGCGAGAAGCAGCGCGCCGCTATCGCCCGCGCCCTGATCGTGCAGCCAGAACTACTGCTCGCCGACGAGCCCACGGGCAATGTCGATCCGACATTGGCCCGCCGGCTGCTGCGCCTATTCATGGAGCTCAATAAATCGGGCACGTCCGTCGTCATCGCCACCCACGATCTGGCCTTGATGGATCAGTTTGAAAGCGCGCGGCGCTTCGTACTCGGCGACGGACGGCTGCACATCTATGACTGA
- a CDS encoding PLP-dependent aspartate aminotransferase family protein, with amino-acid sequence MAEKGVLRPRSLVAQALGRIDGPSGAIVLPIHVASTYERDPDNGYSRGNSYGRADNPTARHAEEIICKLEGGAEAMVLSSGMSAALAVFLALKPGDRIIAPTVLYWALRRWLMQDATKWGLVVDLVDMRDLAALEASLKRAPTALVWIETPANPLWHVCDIAAIAKLAHAHGALLAADSTVATPILTRPLSLGADIVMHSATKYLNGHSDVIAGALVTTTINELWSRIAAVRSAHGMILGPFEAHQLIRGMRTLDLRVRACCESAQAIAETLSVHAQIDAVLYPGLPDHPEHAIAARQMHGGFGGMLSIRCHGGAEAAIKTAAHVRLWKRATSLGSVESLVEHRASVEGPGTPCPDDLLRLSVGIEDPEDLLDDLDQALRA; translated from the coding sequence ATGGCTGAAAAAGGTGTTTTGCGTCCGCGGTCCTTAGTGGCGCAGGCGCTGGGGCGGATAGACGGGCCAAGCGGCGCCATCGTGTTGCCGATCCATGTGGCCAGTACCTATGAGCGCGATCCCGACAATGGCTACAGCCGTGGCAACAGCTATGGCCGGGCTGACAATCCCACCGCTCGTCATGCGGAAGAGATTATCTGCAAGCTCGAAGGCGGCGCCGAGGCGATGGTGTTGTCGTCGGGCATGTCGGCGGCGCTTGCGGTCTTTCTGGCGCTAAAGCCGGGTGATCGCATCATCGCGCCCACGGTTCTCTATTGGGCGTTGCGCCGCTGGCTGATGCAGGACGCGACCAAATGGGGTCTCGTTGTCGATCTCGTCGATATGCGCGATCTGGCAGCGCTTGAAGCCAGCCTGAAGCGCGCACCGACCGCGTTGGTGTGGATCGAGACGCCGGCCAATCCGCTCTGGCACGTCTGCGATATCGCCGCCATCGCCAAACTGGCGCATGCGCACGGCGCGTTGCTGGCAGCAGACTCGACCGTGGCGACGCCGATCCTGACGCGGCCGCTCAGTCTTGGCGCCGATATCGTCATGCATTCGGCGACCAAATATCTCAACGGTCATAGCGATGTGATCGCCGGTGCGCTGGTAACGACCACGATCAATGAGCTGTGGTCACGCATCGCAGCGGTGCGCAGCGCGCACGGCATGATCCTGGGCCCGTTCGAAGCGCATCAATTGATCCGTGGCATGCGTACGCTTGATCTCAGAGTGCGGGCCTGCTGCGAATCGGCGCAAGCTATCGCTGAAACTCTGTCAGTACATGCGCAGATCGATGCAGTGCTGTATCCGGGTTTGCCTGATCATCCCGAGCATGCCATCGCCGCGCGGCAGATGCATGGCGGCTTTGGCGGTATGTTGTCCATCCGTTGCCATGGCGGCGCTGAGGCCGCGATCAAGACTGCGGCACATGTGCGCTTGTGGAAACGTGCCACGTCGCTTGGATCGGTCGAGAGCCTCGTCGAACATCGCGCCAGCGTTGAAGGTCCGGGCACGCCCTGCCCCGACGATCTGTTGCGGCTATCGGTTGGCATCGAGGATCCGGAAGATTTACTCGATGATCTCGATCAGGCGCTGCGGGCCTAG